GCTAGAGAGGTTAAGACAATGCTCATGACCATAATGGATAAGGGTGTCTATGATCAAACTACATTGAATATCAAGATCAAACTTGCATATCTCACAATTGTAAGTGAATCCATTGCAAGATTGGTGACAAGCATCACACCGAAACAACTTACTCCTATAAGGGGCTTTTTTTAGAAGGGTGAGTGGGTGTCGCTTTTTTCTATGTAATTCAACACAagatttatgaaaaaagaagcTACACTTGACACAACTATAAAATAGAGGGAGAATAGCTCGTGTGCACCCATCGCGTTTTTCATTATTCTAAATCTCATGAACAAGCTTTAAGTCATGCTCATGACTGAAGTATTCGATTTCTGTAGTTATTTCAGTTCTGTCCTCccttatattgatttttttgactCTATAAGCTATTAAGTCAACAGACTCATTGAGTTTTTGATTTTCATTATCCAACATCGTTTTTAATCCAGTGGACTCGTCATCTCTAAGTTCCTCTAGCATATTTATGTCATCCATGTTTCTCTTGTCCATAGCACAATCGAGGTGAGCCACAAAATCGCAACTCGAGCAAATAGTAAAGCCCATTGTTTGTGTCTACTTTTTGGACACAAAGTTGACAAAATCGAAAGTTAGATTGGCCTTCAAGAGAATAAATGAGATGAAGGGGATGCTTGTGATGTGTAACTTTGACCTTGCCTAGGCAAGAAGCACAATTTTTATGTGTCCAAAAATTGCATGGGGCACAAAGATAGGGCACAACATTGCCTTCTTTGCCACAAAGTTCACAAGTGAACTTGATCAACTTCCAAAAGCGGGTCAATGGGTGGTTATGGACTTTAGATTCCAAGGTAAGGGGTAAAGAAGCACATCCATTATGAATGTTAAAGTTGCAACGAGAACAACCGTAAGTGTATCCCGCACGAAATTCTTTGCAAATTTCGCATTTGCTATATTCATGGTCGTCACGATACATCCATTCATCAAAGAGAATAAGAGCATGTTTTGGGTGCAAGGGATGGCGCAATTCAAGAGGTACTTCAACACATGATTTATGAAGGTAGAACCATTTGCATTTTATACAGCTGTAACTACAACCCAATATTGGCTTCTGGCACCCATAACAAACTTCATCATAAATTCTCTCATCTTCATTGAAGACCAACGGATGCTcggggaaatttttttgatgCTCCATCTCTATCACATGCATAAACAACATCCAATTTGTttagaaatgaaatttataGAACAAGGTTGGGTCCTGAGTGGTACCAACTAAACCAGTTTAATCTTGTTTCTAGTTCCACTTTCCTTTCAAAAAGCAAGTATAAATTTGTGTAGGAAGCAAATTAGATATCGAGACATACctttattaatttattgagaTGACTCCGCTCAGAAAGTCCTCACCTTTAGCCCCTGTAATGCCTCCAATAATCTTTGGTACTGGCAGATTTGGTGTGGGAAAGTGAGGTTTAGACACTGTCagaaaagaaacacacacaGGGAGAGAGATAGCCCGTGACAAAGGGGAATCACTTGTTTTGTTGGTGACTTTATCTGGTCttcttgtcctttttttttgggccacTATACATACGCATGCACATCAAAAGTTATAACCATGTAAAGTTGAGTCCCCAAAGGTACCTTTCCTTCTCGTCTTTTCTTGGGTCAGTTTACACATATATTACGCATGCATGACGAAAGTTACCCCCAATATATTGACTAGAAAAGTAGATTTAGccgattttcatttttcatccttcaTTAATAGACCCAGAGAAAGTGtaattagttcaattttttattttgcttgcCTGTTCAAAGATAGACCTTCAAGTTTTTACAAATAGAACAAGAAGATGATGTTCTTATTGAAGTTCATGTTTGATTACAAAgatagaattgaagtttttttctttttttcttttttgagaagaagatagAATTGAAGTTGATATCAAATCAGCTAGCCATGGCAACTCGCTGAAATTTGAGAGTAACTTCAGTATATTCCATATTATAAAAGCAAAAGATTTAGTTATAGTGGTCTAAGATTCAGCCAAGTAGAGCATTCTTTAGAAATTCTATTTATTTAGTATTCTATGTCATCAAACTTTTGCATTTATGTCAAAgtgttaataatttattatcacGTGTTAATGGttaaatgcatttatttatatatactaaTTACTAACATGTGTacctttttgttaattttttttatgagtaataATACTGccaaaaactattttacaatatttttacaaaatgttgatgtggccaatttattattggttttcatttagtctcatcattaatatcactttttcatttaccaataattactcaccatatagtagtttgtaaaataatttgtatctctagcattattcttttttttattggtttgacATTTTCAAAATCACACGTATTGCACATACATATTATCCTTAACACGATTGCTGAACTTCATATTAAtaggatgttatttattatttggttaaatattttataaataaaataattattgatctATGATTATCttaatattttacaagtttggaaaatataaagagaatgTAATATTTGACCAACAATTTATATCTTTTGAGTCTTAACTCATTTTAGTGACATAAcatataattgaaattaatttcacAAATATAATCTAATACGTATGGAGTGTAATAGAAATTAATTTCCCAATTAGTATAACACATAATGAGAGTATTATACatgaatcataaaaataattttctactaaaattttcaaaatgagaTAGCAAAACATGCACATCATGTGGAACATTGGCTAGTTTGCTGTTAGTTTTGCTCTCCTCCCTTGCTTCCACATTGGATTTGGGAACTTATGACAAACCAAGCATTTAGTTGTTATTTTACTCATCCAATTCCGAAACACATAGACATCTTCTCCTCTTCagcttctccctctctctgtcTTTCATTCCAAGCGTTTTCCTTCCTCATCACCTGGTTCTCATTGGTGAAGAATTCCTTCTAGATCGGAGTTCTCTTTAGTCAAGCAATTATGTTGGCTATTTACTATTTTGCCTGTTAAGTCCATTTGCATTTCACATGATCTGCTTTCACATTTTGTCTGAGGGTTCAAGATTGGTATTGCACGGATAGAAATTAAAGAATGGGAAGTTGAAATGAACATGGTAAAATTTCTTGCTCCCTCAAGATTGGCGTCTTATCATCATGCAAAAATGGTGAAAAGACTAATGGTTTATTCGATTCACAGAATCGTGGCcctatttttcttcaatttatgAAAAGAATTTTGAATGTGTTACATAAAGAAGAATTAACTTTAACCAAATACTTCTATCTGCTATTTCTAAACCAGGTTTGAATTATTTCGAGGGTATGAGGACgtaattgtatttttaaatgaaattctTATCATTTGCTCACTGTTCTCTGTTACATGGCGGGCAATAAAGAAGCACACATATTATGAAGGTTAAAGTTGTAATGGATTAATCATAAgtgtatttttcattaaattagttGCAAACTTCGCATTTGCTATATTTTTCATTGTCAAGACATATCTatttgtcaaagaaaataagagaatGTTTTGACTTTGGAGTGCAAGGGCTGATGCAATTCGTGGGGTTCTTCAGCACATGATTTTGAAGGTAGAACCATTTgcaatttatattaaatttagcTAGGACCCAATACTGGTTCTTGGCAATCATAACAATCTTAACCAAAAATTCTCTCGTTTTCATTGAAAACGACCAACGGATGCTCGTGACAAAATTGTTGAAGCTCTATCTCTATTATATGCAAAAACGTCCAATTTGTTTATAAAATGGATTTCATAGAATAAGGCTGACGGAATTAGTGGCAGTATTTGAAACCAGTTtaatgttgtttcttttctttctatttttgagaaaagttttaatgtttttttttttttaaatactaagtatttttaacacacacggAAAAGGAGAGAATgtcttaaagaaacttacagtagTATATATCCAAAAAGACCTAACTTTTTGGATAGGCAAGCTttaaagaaaagttttaaaGTTATTTCTAGTTCCACCAATTTTGCCCCAGACACAATGTATTTCAGTAAAATGAGCTGaggtttaaaatatatttgagctgataaaattcaaattaatagAAACACTATCATGAGGGCAGTGCCGTCTGGCCCATATCTATTCGAAATGTTTCAAAATTGCGTGGAAATCGATCGCGTACATAACGAAGCAATATGTCAGGTACAGTTCAAtccacatacatacatacatatacatacatatatatatatatatattcccttCTCGTCTTCTAACTTGAAAAATTGAAACGAATGCAACTTCCTCCACAACTTTGAGAGATAACAAGTTATTTGAGAACTGATTTTCCAAATTaacttatcaataaattttgaaatccaaaaaatattgtgccaggtacaaaatttattaagatAACAAGGTAAATGAAAACTGCTCTGATAATCATTTGGGTACTTTCTACTTTGTCACTACTTTTAACTAGATTTTCGGTAGTAAGCAATTAGGTCCAGTTACTAGGTGTTCCATTAATTACGCCATTGATATAACTTtctaattaggttttttttcttcttctttttgctgAATACCAttctaattagtttaaattaacaTAATTCAACACTTTGTagctttaaaatccaaaatttgtttatattaaaaTGCTGTTATGGAAAAATGTGGGTTTTCAAAACCTTTTATTACTTTCACGTCTTAGAAAAAGTCAACAAAAACTTAAgctttcatttttaaattagaTATAGAATTGGTAGTTcttcagaaaaataaataaataaacaatttgtTAGTCTTCCAATTTCCAGAAGTCTCAACCTATTTTTTCGGAAGGCATTCCAGCTTATCGTTGAGTTCCCCAATAAACATCTAACAGCAGCATTTCCTACCACCATTATCTAAACTtaagcacctttttttttatataagtataaTTAGTTACAACAATTGGGAAGAGGGGAATTCTATCTCCGTTGAAAACACCAAGAGGAACCAGTCTCTTAAACTAATGCAAGTCGGGCACAATAATACATCTAAACAAGATAGGGCACCTTAACCCAAATGGAGGTAGCTCCAAACTACTGAAAATAGGGTTTTCATGAGCCATTCAGATCATTTGGCCACCATTTCTATAATTTTAAGCTGAATTTCAGACAAAAAGAATCACTATTTTTAAGTAGTAGTATGAACAAGTCAGATTAAATATATAACAGTTTAACTGCCTAATCTTTGCAGTAAAATTGGAAATCCCGACCCACTCTCCCCCACTTTTCTACTTTTAACAGCAACCCAATTTCTGAATGGAAACTCATGCTCCAAAAGTTAGGAACGATTCATATTATTACCAGGAATGATAGGAGCTGGAAAACCAGACTGCTTCTGTCCTCCCCAGTTACTGAAAAAATGACCGGGAAGTTTCTTTCTTAACTATAAGGAGCAACTTATATTTCACAAGAACGACATCAATGGCCTAGATTGCAAAGATCTAAAAGCCTCCATCGATTTTAAGGAGACATTCTACTATCCATTCTTCTCCTACAATCCCACTCCTGTGGTTCTATTTTGTCGAAGCAAGTGCCATTATATAAGTTGAAAGAAAATGGACCAGAGAAGCATGAGGGACGTGGAGACAATTGatcaagaaagaggaaaaaatcaattaattaatgatCAAAGTGAAAGACATTGTACCCTGTCTGGGAGATTCCTAGGCATTGGGAGTGCAGTAACATATCTTTGGGGTTTCTGGGCATTTGTAGCTGTATCGGAGGACGCTGAGGTCTCGGCACCATCAACTTGCCCCCGGCCATGGAATTTAGCAAAACGATTGATGACAGAAAACTTCTCCAGATCCTGGCATTCCACTCTCAAGTCCAATATTGAGGCTTTATTCTCCAGTCTGCATCATCAAGAGGAAGCAATagaaaatatgagagaaagagaCTATAGATAGTAAACAAAGAAATGCACTAAATACCATAATAAGAGCAGCAACAgacaaccaataaaaaaataacaataacaaacaagccaacaacaacaaaagcattttcttttttcttttttttttcttatattggtAAATTACACATACTCAATGGGTAACCTTACCCTCCATTCCACCATTATGGATGGAACAAGTGCCATCTAAGCTAAAGCTCATTGCCCAAAAGCATCTAGTATTCTCCATATGCATAATCAAATCCCCCACCCCTCACAAACCTCCcccccaaaaataaattataaaaaaacctCCCTTTACCCTGTAGATTGTTATCAAACTGATTGTAGAAGTTTTCTGGGAGAATGCAATGTAAGTGAGATCATTCTTTGGGTGttgtaattaaaaaacttcattcattGACTAAAGGCAAAAATCAAGAAGCTTGCATCTAAAAATGATATCCCTGAAAATACATTCTAACATATTTAAGGTGTTAGAAGTTGTTCTCTATCAGCCATCTGAACATCCTTACCTCAGTTACTCCCAATTAATGAATGTCTCTATCTTAAACAATGTAAGagcacaaggcatatgcattcCCTTCTAGTTTCAATATgctaaaaatctattttgggACAATATTAGCACATTGCAAACAAGAAACAACACAATCTACTTGGGGCTCAAGTTAAATGCTCCTCAATATCGATCACCATGGGGGATAAAGCTAGGAAGCAAAGTAAAAGTGCAACGGATGATACTCAGCAAAGCTTTATCCAAAATTCCAAACTACTCAGATTCTGCCAGGAGAATTAATTTATACCAAGCTGCTTCATTTACGGAAACATTCTTTTTACTTTGAAAGAAGATTACCATGAATCcctattacacacacacacacacacacaaaaggcCAGAAAGCTACCTCAACAGATCATTTTCCAGCTTCCTCACTTTGCCAATAAAGTCTTCCACAACCTTCACGAAGTATCGATCATCAATTCTCCCAGATGTTCTAAGCTTCTCGGACAGGCTAAAAGCAAATTTCAGAACTTAATATTATTAAGTATGGaatcatataaattcataaaaaaaaataataataaaaaaaaaattttatccaGTATAGGCACATATAAAAACTTCCAAATGACTTCTAGAGCAATTCTTACAGGTTTCTGCCGTCAAGAGGCACAAGGGTATCCCCTCCAGAGCAAAAGGTTGCACTGCATGCATCCCCTAGGGCTGATCTAGCAACAAAGTAAGCCACACTCTCATAGTGTGAGCTAGCATCTGCAGATAGAAAGGCTGCTGGAGGAGGGCGAAGCAGTTGCTGCATAAGCTGCTTTGTCAAAATAAGCCTTCTTTTCAGCCTAAGCATCTGTAGTCCATCTTCAACTACTTCAgcttcatcttccacctgtcaTCAAATATGAAGCAATTAGAACTCTCAAAGAACCACAAACACAGGAAAACATAATATCAGGCTACAGTCAGACAGACTGCCTAACAGACCTTCTCAATCAGTCGATTTGCTGCTTGGGCCCAGATTAATTCTGCCGTGCTGTAAAATGTAGAATTTTGcaaatgttaattaaaaaagaataaacaaatcAGCCAGGGGTGGGGGCCAACATGCATGTCAAAATATAAGCTAACACAATGAAGCAAtcaatgtaaaaaataaatttgagagaattaactgaccaaaatttaaattcagaacgagagagagagatgtgtaAGTCAATAGATAGTGGATTAGAAAAGTTAATAGACTAGAAGAGCCACATAGGCCAAACACCTGATATTCTGGAGCCTTTGGGGACCCTCTGTTAGTTCCTTATGCCATGGTATAAGTTCCGATGTAGCAGTTTTACGTTTCTTGGGTCCCACAACAACCAGGCTTTGATCAGGGACATCAGGAGGCAATAAATGAGGGGATGAGAACTGATCATTTGCCATTGATGTGGAGGTAGAACTTTGTTGGACGTTACCAGGATGACTAGCATCGGCAGCAGCATTAACTTGCTCCGCAGAATTATGAGCAAGCAAACTGTCAGATGGCTTTCCAATAATGAAAGGCTGCTCCAAAGCCTTTTTCCGCACATCATATGTTGGCAGCATTTGTCCATTTTTAAAGGTTCCATACTGGTCAAACCATGATGGTGCCATCTGAGGACTAATCTGAGAATGCTCAGCTCGAACAGCAGTAGCATTATTACTGGATAAATTATGAGAATTGTTCTGACTAAATGCAAGCATATCCTGAGAAGATGCATTCATATCCCGACTTTCCCCTGGCTTGGCTGAAAAGCTTAGCATCTTAGAATCTCCAGATGGACCTGCACTATGATCAACTGATGCATCTCTTGTCATGCTATTGTATCCATATGATAATTGCTGTCCTCCTTTAGGTGCTACCTGTTGCACATCCACACCACCATCTGGACCTTTAAATCTCTTCACACTACGATTACTTGGATCGATCTCGGCACCTTTCATGGCTTGTACTTGATGCAATAAGGAGTAATTTTGATTCATAACATTATTTTGGTTTAAAGTACTGCCAAAATCTGCAATTTCTCTTTGGGTGGCAGCAGCATTTGAATGAGATGAATCAGAAACACGCTTTACAGCAGATTCCTTCCCCTGTGAAACACTTGATGCCTTTTCAACAGGGTCAATATTTTCAGCTGAAACTTGCTGCCCAGGGCTTCCTCTCATAGGCTGCTCTTTCCCAGCAAAGGCTTGAGAATTTATAGAACTTGCACCGAATCCGGATGGACCATTCCCTCGTTTCTGGGCATCTTGACTATCAAGCTTTAGAGATCCAGAATTGCTATCTGATTGAAAGTGAGtcctaaaaaaatttgtggaagCCT
The Quercus lobata isolate SW786 chromosome 10, ValleyOak3.0 Primary Assembly, whole genome shotgun sequence DNA segment above includes these coding regions:
- the LOC115964467 gene encoding uncharacterized protein LOC115964467; translation: MDDINMLEELRDDESTGLKTMLDNENQKLNESVDLIAYRNNEKRDGCTRAILPLFYSCVKCSFFFHKSCVELHRKKRHPLTLLKKAPYRSKLFRCDACHQSCNGFTYNCEICKFDLDIQCSLIIDTLIHYGHEHCLNLSSTTYEQKCSICDLGGYQVFRCTTCEYILDFKCATLPHITRYKQHEHSFTLYYIVEDNLGEYYCDICEEERDSKHWFYYCANCNYSAHFECILGRYLNCKFGSASKFDCHEHPPYFG